From one Pedobacter faecalis genomic stretch:
- a CDS encoding peptidylprolyl isomerase, whose amino-acid sequence MSKAIIKTEKGDMTVQFYDQDAPNTVANFLKLAKEGFYDGVTFHRVIPDFVIQGGDPTGTGAGGSGTRIKCELTGDNQYHDRGVLSMAHAGRDTGSSQFFICHSRTNTAHLDRHHTCFGKVVENVDVVDDIRQGDKILGIDIIEE is encoded by the coding sequence ATGAGCAAAGCAATAATCAAAACAGAGAAAGGCGACATGACCGTTCAGTTTTATGATCAGGATGCGCCGAATACAGTAGCCAACTTTTTGAAACTAGCTAAAGAAGGATTTTACGACGGCGTAACTTTTCATCGTGTGATCCCTGACTTTGTAATTCAGGGCGGAGATCCTACAGGTACGGGTGCTGGTGGTTCGGGAACACGCATCAAGTGCGAGCTAACCGGTGATAACCAGTATCACGATCGCGGTGTTTTATCGATGGCCCATGCAGGCAGAGATACCGGAAGTTCTCAGTTTTTTATCTGTCATAGCCGCACCAATACCGCACACCTTGACAGACATCACACCTGCTTCGGTAAGGTAGTGGAAAATGTTGATGTGGTTGACGATATCAGACAAGGTGACAAGATTTTAGGCATAGATATAATCGAAGAATAA
- a CDS encoding DUF5606 family protein: MNLRGIVAVSGRPGLFKLVGQNKGGYILESLDGQKTKIVASMTTTKLASLEDITIYGEDDDLKLTDVLSNIGSEGDSVPDVKADTQTLRSFFEKVAPNHDQDKVYASDMKKIVTWYQILKDLPLFSEEAPAGTAGEENIKVEEKAEKPKATPKPANAKAPSRAAQPAKKANMISKKGV; this comes from the coding sequence ATGAATCTGAGAGGAATAGTAGCAGTGTCGGGTCGCCCGGGCTTATTTAAATTGGTTGGACAGAACAAGGGCGGATATATCCTTGAAAGTCTTGATGGGCAGAAAACCAAAATCGTGGCCAGTATGACCACCACCAAACTGGCTTCGCTTGAGGATATCACCATTTACGGCGAAGACGACGATTTGAAGTTGACAGATGTCCTTTCTAATATAGGTTCAGAAGGCGATTCTGTGCCTGATGTGAAGGCAGATACTCAAACGCTTCGCAGCTTTTTTGAAAAGGTAGCGCCTAATCATGATCAGGACAAAGTATACGCTTCAGATATGAAGAAGATCGTAACTTGGTACCAGATTCTTAAAGACCTGCCCTTATTCTCAGAGGAAGCTCCGGCAGGTACTGCAGGAGAGGAGAATATCAAAGTGGAAGAAAAGGCTGAAAAGCCGAAGGCGACACCGAAGCCCGCCAACGCAAAAGCTCCGTCAAGAGCTGCACAACCGGCGAAGAAAGCTAATATGATAAGCAAAAAGGGAGTTTAA